From a single Oscillospiraceae bacterium genomic region:
- a CDS encoding competence/damage-inducible protein A, whose translation MKCCIIAVGNEVVSGDIVNTNAATLANLLKPYGIRTVMHIAVEDTKKDIKKAVKRALKCADLVFTTGGLGPTYDDITKKSVAEALDRELVRDEYSVTVLKSYFERMGREMIPSNLSQCDFPKGAQIIQNPNGTAPACITETKEGTVVMLPGPPAEVQAIMQTAEMLTFLDGLKEEEIVETTLRFIGIGESNLAELLREEMKAEDNLILAPYAKTGEVHLKITAKGKTKEEAEELTENLIQIIDQKAGQYIYAEGNHPLEEVLVHTLIENGHTLVTAESCTGGMIGQTVTAVPGSSKPYLGGVVTYSNELKMALCGVLEETLAKHGAVSPETACEMAEGIRNRLQADIAVSVTGIAGPGGGTEEKPVGLVYIGVSTSKATEAHRFQLMGNRDKIRQLSVKNALHLALKASKNLIVSAQEE comes from the coding sequence TTGTATCATTGCTGTGGGAAACGAAGTGGTTTCCGGTGATATTGTGAATACCAATGCGGCTACCTTAGCCAATCTCCTAAAGCCTTACGGAATCCGCACCGTAATGCATATTGCGGTGGAAGACACGAAAAAAGATATTAAAAAAGCTGTAAAACGTGCGCTAAAATGTGCAGATTTAGTCTTCACCACCGGTGGACTTGGACCCACCTATGATGATATTACCAAAAAATCGGTGGCAGAAGCGTTAGACAGAGAACTTGTTCGGGATGAATATTCAGTAACCGTATTAAAATCTTATTTTGAGCGAATGGGACGGGAAATGATTCCCAGTAATTTAAGTCAGTGCGATTTCCCTAAAGGTGCTCAGATTATTCAGAATCCCAACGGTACAGCACCTGCCTGTATCACCGAAACCAAGGAAGGTACCGTTGTGATGCTTCCCGGTCCACCTGCTGAAGTGCAGGCGATTATGCAAACCGCAGAAATGCTTACTTTCTTAGATGGATTAAAAGAAGAAGAAATCGTGGAAACCACTTTGCGCTTTATTGGCATCGGAGAATCCAATCTGGCAGAGCTTCTTCGTGAAGAAATGAAAGCAGAGGACAATCTTATTTTGGCACCTTATGCCAAAACAGGTGAAGTGCATTTAAAAATTACCGCCAAAGGAAAGACAAAAGAAGAAGCGGAGGAGCTTACTGAAAATTTGATACAAATTATCGATCAAAAAGCAGGCCAATATATTTATGCAGAGGGAAATCATCCCTTAGAGGAAGTTTTGGTGCATACTTTGATTGAAAACGGACACACCTTGGTGACTGCAGAATCCTGCACCGGCGGTATGATTGGACAAACCGTTACAGCGGTGCCCGGTTCTTCCAAACCGTATCTGGGCGGTGTGGTGACTTATTCCAATGAACTGAAAATGGCACTTTGCGGTGTTTTGGAAGAAACTTTGGCAAAACACGGTGCCGTTTCCCCTGAAACGGCCTGCGAAATGGCAGAAGGAATTCGCAATCGTTTACAAGCCGATATCGCTGTTTCGGTTACAGGAATTGCAGGACCCGGTGGCGGAACCGAAGAAAAACCGGTTGGATTGGTATATATCGGTGTTTCCACCAGCAAAGCAACTGAGGCTCATCGGTTCCAATTGATGGGGAACCGCGATAAAATTCGTCAGTTATCCGTAAAAAATGCCCTGCATCTGGCATTAAAAGCATCCAAAAATTTAATTGTTTCTGCACAAGAAGAATAA